A genomic window from bacterium includes:
- a CDS encoding GTP-binding protein: protein MAKAKFERTKPHVNVGTIGHVDHGKTTLTAAITGVLASLGKTK, encoded by the coding sequence ATGGCGAAGGCGAAATTTGAGCGGACGAAGCCGCACGTCAACGTGGGGACGATCGGGCACGTGGACCACGGGAAGACGACGCTGACGGCGGCGATCACGGGGGTGCTGGCGAGCCTGGGGAAGACGAAGG